A single Triticum dicoccoides isolate Atlit2015 ecotype Zavitan chromosome 2A, WEW_v2.0, whole genome shotgun sequence DNA region contains:
- the LOC119354780 gene encoding amino acid permease 6-like: MGMEKGKADPATFSIAEAGFGDRTDIDDDGRERRTGTLVTASAHIITAVIGSGVLSLAWAIAQLGWVIGPAVLVAFSVITWFCSSLLADCYRSPDPVHGKRNYTYGQAVRANLGVSKYRLCSLAQYVNLVGVTIGYTITTAISMGAIGRSNCFHRNGHNAACEASNTTNMIIFAAIQILLSQLPNFHKIWWLSIVAAVMSLAYSSIGLGLSIAKIAGGVHAKTALTGVTVGVDVSASEKIWRTFQSLGDIAFAYSYSNVLIEIQDTLRSSPAENKVMKKASLIGVSTTTTFYMLCGVLGYAAFGSSAPGNFLTGFGFYEPFWLVDIGNVCIVVHLVGAYQVFCQPIYQFVEGWARSRWPDSNFLHAERVLRLPAVLGGGEFPVSPLRLVWRTAYVVLTAVVAMLFPFFNDFLGLIGAVSFWPLTVYFPVEMYMAQAKVRRFSPTWTWMNVLSVACLVVSVLAAAGSVQGLIKDVAGYKPFKVS, translated from the exons ATGGGGATGGAGAAGGGCAAGGCTGACCCTGCCACCTTCAGCATCGCTGAGGCCGGCTTTGGAGACCGGACGGACATCGACGACGACGGACGCGAGAGGCGTACCG GTACGCTGGTGACGGCGAGCGCCCACATCATCACGGCGGTCATCGGGTCCGGGGTGCTGTCGCTGGCGTGGGCCATCGCGCAGCTCGGGTGGGTCATCGGCCCCGCCGTGCTCGTCGCCTTCTCCGTCATCACCTGGTTCTGCTCCAGCCTACTGGCCGACTGCTACCGCTCACCGGACCCCGTCCACGGCAAGCGCAACTACACCTACGGCCAGGCCGTCAGGGCCAACCTAG GAGTTAGCAAATACAGGCTCTGCTCTCTGGCCCAATACGTCAACTTGGTTGGCGTCACCATTGGCTACACCATCACCACGGCCATCAGCATGGG GGCGATCGGACGGTCGAATTGCTTCCACCGCAATGGCCACAATGCGGCCTGCGAGGCATCCAACACCACCAACATGATTATATTTGCTGCCATCCAAATCTTGCTCTCGCAACTCCCCAACTTCCACAAGATCTGGTGGCTCTCCATTGTTGCCGCCGTCATGTCCCTCGCCTACTCCTCCATTGGTCTCGGCCTCTCCATAGCAAAAATCGCAG GTGGGGTGCATGCCAAGACAGCGCTAACAGGGGTGACCGTTGGGGTGGATGTATCCGCGAGTGAGAAAATTTGGAGGACGTTCCAGTCTCTTGGGGACATCGCCTTTGCATACTCCTACTCCAATGTGCTCATCGAAATCCAG GACACGCTGCGGTCGAGCCCGGCAGAGAACAAGGTGATGAAGAAGGCGTCCTTGATCGGTGTTTCCACGACCACCACGTTCTACATGCTGTGCGGGGTGCTGGGCTACGCGGCGTTCGGCAGCAGCGCCCCGGGTAACTTCCTCACGGGCTTCGGCTTCTACGAGCCCTTCTGGCTCGTCGACATCGGCAACGTTTGCATCGTCGTGCACCTCGTTGGCGCCTACCAGGTCTTCTGCCAGCCCATCTACCAATTCGTCGAGGGCTGGGCGCGCTCCCGGTGGCCCGACAGCAACTTCCTCCATGCCGAGCGCGTGTTGCGCCTTCCGGCCGTTCTCGGAGGCGGAGAGTTCCCGGTTAGCCCGTTACGCCTGGTCTGGCGAACGGCGTACGTGGTTctcacggcggtggtggccatgctgTTCCCCTTCTTCAACGACTTCCTTGGCCTCATTGGCGCCGTCTCGTTTTGGCCGCTCACCGTCTACTTCCCCGTTGAGATGTACATGGCACAAGCCAAAGTGCGCCGGTTCTCGCCGACGTGGACGTGGATGAACGTGCTTAGCGTCGCGTGCCTTGTCGTCTCTGTCCTCGCCGCAGCTGGTTCTGTGCAGGGGCTCATCAAGGACGTCGCAGGGTACAAGCCATTCAAGGTCTCCTAA